ACCCAGAGAGCTTTCTGAAAAACTTCCCTTTACAAAAGTAGGGCTTAACGTTATATGGACCGAAGACATGACGCCTTACAGGACCCGCAAGGTAAGGATTTTAAACGGTGCCCATACATCTTCGGTTCCGGCAGCCTTCCTTTATGGGCTTGAAACCGTCGGTGAAATGATGGACCATGATGTAATGGGTGAGTACGTCAGAAATATCATTTACGATGAAATAATACCTTCAATTGACTTAGACAAGAAGATGCTGACAGATTTTGCTGATTCGGTTATAGAGCGATTCCGCAATCCATTCATAAAACATTACCTTATCAGCATACTTTTAAATTCTTCTTCCAAATTCAAGACGAGGGTTCTGCCATCCATAATCGAATACTATAGAAGATTTGGCAAATTACCCGAGAAACTCACCTTTTCTATGGCAGCACTTATTGCTGTGTATAAGGATGGAAGGGTAGAAGGCACATCAATGGTAGCACGCAGGGAAAAAGGAGAATTTATAATGAAGGATGACCTCCCCGTTCTTCAATTCTTCGAAAACACCTGGAAAAAATTTGACGGGAGCTTAGGATCGGCTATTGAAGTTGCAAGGGAAGTACTCGGTAATATCGATTTGTGGGGGGAGGATCTTACTAATATGCCCGGTTTTACAGAAAAGGTAGGTAATTACCTTTACCAGATAAGTGCCGATGGAATAAGGAAAACCGTGCATGGACTGGTAAAGGGGGAAGAAAATAAATGAAAATAATAAAAATTCATGAAGAGGATAATATAGCCGTAACGTTGGAAGATGTAAAAAAGGGGGAGACTCTGACTTCGGGGTCTTCCTCCCTTGTAGCTTTGGAAGATATCGATAAAGGTCATAAGATTGCTTTAAGGGATATAAGAAAAGACGAGAATATAATAAAATACGGTTTCCCTATTGGTCATGCAATATGCGATATTAAGGCCGGCGAATGGGTGCATACTCATAATTTAAAAACCAATCTGGGTGAGATTCTGGAATATGAGTATCATGAAAAAAATATCAAATTTGAACAGCTAAAATGTGATATAACCTTTAAAGGTTACCGCAGAAAAAATGGAAAAGTGGGAATTAGAAACGAAATATGGATAATACCGACGGTAAGTTGCGTTAACAGGAACGCTGAGCTTATCGCAAAGCGTGCTGCCAGGGAATTCGAAGGTATTGAAGGTATAGACGGCATTTACGAACTTAAACACCCCTACGGCTGTTCCCAGCTGGGAAGTGACCTTTTTTATACACAAAAAATTCTTGCTGACCTTGTTAATCATCCCAATGCGGGAGGCGTATTGGTTCTTGGGTTAGGGTGTGAAAATAACAACGTGGAGGAGTTTAAAAAAGTCTTGGGGAATTACGATCAAGATAGAGTGAAATTTTTAGTTGCTCAGGAAGTGGAAGATGAAATCGAGGTCGGTGTTGAACTTGTTAAAGAGCTAATTGAATACGCATCGCAATTTAAAAGAGAAGAATGCCCCCTTTCGGATCTGGTAATAGGTTTAAAATGTGGAGGATCAGATGGATTTTCAGGTATAACTGCAAATCCCCTGGTGGGGGCTTTTTCTGATAAAATAATAGCCTATGGAGGAAGCGCTATACTCACAGAAGTACCTGAAATGTTCGGTGCAGAAACTATCCTTATGGATAGGGCAAAAAATAAAGAAGTATTTGAAAAAATAGTAAGCCTTATAAATAATTTCAAAGAGTATTTTATGAGCTACAACCAGCCCATCTATGAAAACCCTTCACCCGGTAATAAAAAAGGCGGAATAACTACCCTTGAAGAAAAATCCTTAGGATGTACTCAAAAGGGAGGAAAAAGCCCGGTTGTAGATGTCCTGGAATACGGTGATGTAATAAAAGAGAAGGGGTTAAATTTGTTAAGCGGTCCGGGAAACGATATGGTAGCCTCGACTGTGCTGGCAGCAGCAGGCTGTCAAGTAATACTTTTCACTACAGGACGAGGAACTCCTCTCGGCACCGTTGTTCCTACGGTAAAAATAGCAACAAATAGTGAGATTTATAAGAAAAAATTAATGTGGATGGACTTTGATGCCGGTAGATTGCTTTCGGGGGAAACCATGGAAACATTGCAGAGAGAGCTTTTAGAATATGTAATAAAAGTGGCTTCGGGTATGCCTACTAAATCAGAATTAATGGGTTTCAGGGAAATTGCAATTTTTAAAAACGGTGTAACGCTGTAGCAGGAGCAGCAATATTCCTGGCTTCCAAGGCCTCAGAATATTAATGGTCATATTTTATGCGTTGACGGAGGATGGCTCGCAAGATAAAATCAGGAATTAAAATAAAAATTTGCTATTGCCTAAATACCAATTTTAAATTATAATTATATAGCGTGTAGAATTAGATTTCTTCTGGGCCATTAGCTCAGGCGGTAGAGCACCTGACTTTTAATCAGGGTGTCGGAGGTTCGAGTCCTCCATGGCTCACCATGCGGGCGTGGCGGAACTGGCAGACGCGCTAGACTTAGGATCTAGTGGTAACCCCGTGGAGGTTCAAATCCTCTCGCCCGCACCATAACAGGAATGAGAAACCTCGGTATAATGCCGAGGTATTTGTTTATTATTTTTGTATTTTATAGATTGTAAATTTTATTTATGTTATAATAAAAAAGCAATAACGGAAGTGGAAAGAGTGAGGAGGAGCATAATGAAAGTAAATTTGGAAAAAATAGAAAATAATGTCGCTACCCTAAAAATTGAGGTAAACGAGGAAGAATTTGAAAAGGCTCTCGAAAAATCTTTCAAGAAGAATGCTAAAAGATTTAATGTGCCCGGTTTCAGACGCGGAAAGGCACCAAGAAGTATTGTAGAAAGGTATTATGGCCCGGAAGTACTATATGAGGATGCAGCTGAATTCGCATTGTCGGAAGCATATAAAATTGGAATAGAAGAAAATAAATTGGAACCCATTGATCATCCCGATTTTCAAATTGAGCAAATTGAAAAAAATAAACCCTTAATTGCAACTGCAAAAGTAACATTGAAGCCTGATGTAGAAATAGATGGGTATAAAGAAATAGAAGCAGAAAAAATTGTATATAATGTTAAAGAAGAAGATGTGGAAAGAGAATTGAAAGAGTTACAGGAGAAAAATGCGCGTTTCATTAATGTGGAAAGACCTCTTAAAGAGGGCGATTTGGCGGTTATAGATTTTGAGGGCTTCATCAATGGGGAACCTTTTGAGGGCGGTAATGCCCAGAATTATCCACTTACTATTGGTTCGAGAACTTTCATCCCGGGTTTTGAGGATAAGCTCATAGGTATGATGCCTCAGGAAACAAGGGAAATTACCGTTACCTTCCCCGAAAATTATCACAGGGAAGATTTAAAAGGTAAAGAAGCTACTTTTAAGGTTACTTTAAAGGAAATAAAGGAAAAAGAATTAATGCCTCTCGATGATGAATTTGCAAAAGATGTAAGTGAATTTGAAACTCTCGAGGAATTAAAAAAAGATTTAAAGAATAAACTGGAAGAGAGAGCAAAGGAATTTGAAGAGAGCTCTCTGAAGGGCTCTATTTTAAAGAAGCTTTTGGAAAAAGCTAAGGTGGAAATTCCCCAGGTGATGATTGAAAGAGAAATAGAAAGGCTGATTTATGATTTCGCCGTTAGTTTGAGGCTTCGCGGTATTGATTTAAAGGATTACCTTGAAGCGGTGAAACTTACGCCGGAAGAGTTTAAAAATAAATTCCAGGATAGGGCTATTGAAAATATAAAAACATCATTAGTTCTGGAAAAAATAGCAAAACTTGAGAATATTTCCGTTTCCGAAGAAGAACTGGATCAGGAGTTGCAAAAATACGCGGAAAAAGCTAACAAATCCTTAGCTGAGTATAAAAAAACTCTAAAAG
This genomic stretch from Thermovenabulum gondwanense harbors:
- a CDS encoding UxaA family hydrolase codes for the protein MKIIKIHEEDNIAVTLEDVKKGETLTSGSSSLVALEDIDKGHKIALRDIRKDENIIKYGFPIGHAICDIKAGEWVHTHNLKTNLGEILEYEYHEKNIKFEQLKCDITFKGYRRKNGKVGIRNEIWIIPTVSCVNRNAELIAKRAAREFEGIEGIDGIYELKHPYGCSQLGSDLFYTQKILADLVNHPNAGGVLVLGLGCENNNVEEFKKVLGNYDQDRVKFLVAQEVEDEIEVGVELVKELIEYASQFKREECPLSDLVIGLKCGGSDGFSGITANPLVGAFSDKIIAYGGSAILTEVPEMFGAETILMDRAKNKEVFEKIVSLINNFKEYFMSYNQPIYENPSPGNKKGGITTLEEKSLGCTQKGGKSPVVDVLEYGDVIKEKGLNLLSGPGNDMVASTVLAAAGCQVILFTTGRGTPLGTVVPTVKIATNSEIYKKKLMWMDFDAGRLLSGETMETLQRELLEYVIKVASGMPTKSELMGFREIAIFKNGVTL
- the tig gene encoding trigger factor — encoded protein: MKVNLEKIENNVATLKIEVNEEEFEKALEKSFKKNAKRFNVPGFRRGKAPRSIVERYYGPEVLYEDAAEFALSEAYKIGIEENKLEPIDHPDFQIEQIEKNKPLIATAKVTLKPDVEIDGYKEIEAEKIVYNVKEEDVERELKELQEKNARFINVERPLKEGDLAVIDFEGFINGEPFEGGNAQNYPLTIGSRTFIPGFEDKLIGMMPQETREITVTFPENYHREDLKGKEATFKVTLKEIKEKELMPLDDEFAKDVSEFETLEELKKDLKNKLEERAKEFEESSLKGSILKKLLEKAKVEIPQVMIEREIERLIYDFAVSLRLRGIDLKDYLEAVKLTPEEFKNKFQDRAIENIKTSLVLEKIAKLENISVSEEELDQELQKYAEKANKSLAEYKKTLKEENIEYIKDRILTDKIFKFLIDNAKVTEKIADSIYKEGEEKTE